From Lujinxingia litoralis, one genomic window encodes:
- a CDS encoding response regulator, whose product MDPTEKSAGESIDLIADEDLPYGAPTTRERPLILLADDDSELRAMLKAHFSRRDCDLLESMDGGEALEQIISHRPNLVILDVMMPELTGWEVAKYVRQHEVYEHTGIIMLTGIGPTNNELTSPLFGADDYIDKPFDFTELQEKSARVLEQRQSPPLH is encoded by the coding sequence ATGGACCCCACTGAGAAGAGTGCCGGCGAGTCGATCGATTTGATCGCCGATGAGGATCTGCCCTACGGCGCGCCGACGACCCGGGAGCGCCCGCTCATCTTGCTGGCCGATGACGACAGCGAGCTTCGGGCGATGCTCAAAGCGCATTTCAGCCGCCGAGATTGCGATCTTTTGGAGAGCATGGATGGTGGTGAGGCGCTGGAGCAGATCATCTCGCACCGGCCCAACCTGGTCATCCTCGATGTGATGATGCCCGAGCTCACCGGTTGGGAGGTTGCCAAGTACGTACGGCAGCACGAGGTGTACGAGCATACCGGTATCATCATGCTTACCGGTATTGGGCCGACCAACAACGAGCTGACCAGCCCGCTCTTCGGGGCGGATGACTACATCGATAAGCCCTTTGACTTCACGGAGCTTCAAGAGAAAAGCGCCCGTGTGCTTGAGCAGCGTCAGTCTCCGCCGCTGCACTGA
- a CDS encoding NAD(P)-dependent oxidoreductase — protein sequence MSELHDVRMLRDYFRKALILENPHPSLDRYLTSMGIEVERLDESVTLNEDEVVRILEEGQHDLLFKRSRFEVNERVLQASQNLAAIMLCCIGDDSVDREACAENGVLVMNDPVSNGRSVVEMVLGEMICLARRIFDADRDGRSHLWTKNSKERYELKGKNLAIIGLGNIGKQVAQVAEAFGMRVFFYDTRELAREVGIALGWTSCATLSEAFRVADVVTVHVGAEDHRGRSNRDMISYEHFSQFGADREPSSPRIFINAARGFLYDPELLKRAVEQGHVRRAAVDVFPQEPGSSDDPWSNPYADFASVVTTPHIGAATEEAQPRIAQHVANTTQLFNEQGIVRDCVFSPGQTIGVETDGACTILTVIHSDQRGTKKAVDDAIFEAGLNNIRSSHRDFPDYGFAYEVAAIDRPLDTRQLHELVARAQSITGDVRAVRAIRQIPLRNEGCK from the coding sequence ATGTCTGAGCTGCACGACGTGCGCATGTTGCGCGATTATTTTCGAAAAGCGCTGATTCTGGAGAACCCTCACCCTTCTCTGGATCGTTATCTCACCTCGATGGGCATTGAGGTGGAGCGCCTCGATGAGTCGGTGACCCTCAACGAAGATGAGGTCGTGCGCATTCTGGAGGAGGGACAGCACGACCTGCTCTTTAAGCGCAGTCGCTTCGAGGTGAACGAGCGGGTCTTGCAGGCCTCGCAGAATCTGGCCGCGATCATGCTCTGTTGCATCGGCGACGACTCGGTGGATCGGGAGGCCTGTGCCGAGAACGGCGTTCTGGTGATGAACGATCCGGTGAGCAACGGACGCTCGGTGGTGGAGATGGTGCTCGGGGAGATGATCTGTCTGGCGCGGCGTATCTTCGACGCCGATCGCGACGGACGCAGCCACCTGTGGACCAAGAACAGCAAGGAGCGCTACGAGCTCAAGGGTAAGAACCTGGCGATCATCGGGCTGGGCAACATCGGCAAGCAGGTGGCCCAGGTGGCCGAGGCCTTCGGCATGCGGGTCTTCTTCTACGATACCCGCGAGCTGGCCCGGGAGGTGGGCATCGCGCTGGGCTGGACTTCCTGCGCCACGCTTTCGGAGGCCTTCCGGGTCGCTGACGTCGTCACCGTCCACGTGGGTGCCGAAGACCACCGCGGTCGCAGCAACCGCGACATGATTAGCTACGAGCATTTCTCGCAGTTTGGCGCCGACCGCGAGCCCTCCAGCCCGCGCATCTTCATCAACGCCGCCCGGGGCTTTCTCTACGACCCGGAGCTTCTTAAACGTGCGGTCGAGCAGGGGCATGTGCGCCGGGCCGCGGTCGATGTCTTCCCTCAAGAGCCGGGCTCCAGCGATGATCCCTGGTCGAACCCCTACGCCGATTTTGCCAGCGTGGTCACGACCCCGCACATCGGCGCGGCCACCGAAGAGGCCCAGCCGCGGATCGCTCAGCATGTGGCCAACACCACGCAGCTTTTCAACGAGCAGGGCATCGTGCGCGACTGCGTCTTTAGTCCCGGCCAGACCATCGGCGTGGAGACCGACGGGGCCTGCACCATCCTGACGGTGATTCACAGCGATCAGCGGGGCACCAAAAAAGCCGTGGATGATGCGATCTTCGAGGCCGGCTTAAACAACATTCGCTCCTCTCACCGCGACTTCCCGGATTATGGCTTCGCCTACGAGGTGGCGGCCATCGATCGGCCGCTCGATACCCGGCAGCTTCATGAGCTGGTGGCGCGCGCCCAGTCGATCACCGGTGATGTGCGGGCGGTGCGGGCGATCCGGCAGATTCCGCTGCGTAACGAGGGCTGCAAGTGA
- a CDS encoding acyl-CoA mutase large subunit family protein — MSDQGREAEFWEALQEADAKWQQDVLNPLLERFGERRERFERSDGNEVEAVYGPQHTRHQDFLRDLGFPGSYPYTRGVQPTMYRGRLWTMRQYAGFGDAAQSNERYRYLLSQGTTGLSVAFDLPTQMGYDSDSARARGEVGKVGVAIDSIADMEVLLDQLPLDKISTSMTINATASTLLALYVAVADARGIDRGKLRGTIQNDVLKEYIARGTYIYPPRPSMRIITDIFGFCQAEVPRWNTVSISGYHIREAGSTAVQEVGFTLANGIAYVEAALAAGLDVDEFAGRLSFFFNVHNNFIEEVAKFRAARRLWARIMKERFGAKDERSMRLRFHSQTAGSTLTAQQPQVNIVRVAMQALASVMGGTQSLHTNSWDEALGLPTEASALMALRTQQVIAHETGVADMVDPLAGSYAVEALTDAIEEGARDYIERYDELGGAVQAIEAGFPQSEIQEAAYQAQLAQERGEQVIVGVNRYKAEQEAPVAIHAIDPEVERSQVARLRELKASRAASEVERARQALAQAARGGENLMPHIVEAVVHKVTLGEVADTLREVFGEYVENVVF, encoded by the coding sequence ATGAGCGACCAGGGACGCGAAGCGGAGTTTTGGGAGGCGTTGCAAGAGGCCGACGCGAAGTGGCAGCAAGACGTGCTGAACCCGCTGCTGGAGCGCTTTGGAGAGCGCCGCGAGCGCTTTGAGCGCAGCGATGGCAATGAGGTGGAGGCGGTCTACGGCCCGCAGCACACCCGGCATCAGGATTTCCTGCGCGACCTGGGCTTTCCGGGGAGCTACCCCTATACGCGCGGGGTGCAGCCGACGATGTACCGCGGGCGGCTGTGGACGATGCGCCAGTACGCCGGCTTTGGGGACGCGGCGCAGTCCAATGAGCGCTACCGCTACCTGCTCTCTCAGGGCACCACCGGGCTTTCGGTGGCCTTCGATTTGCCCACGCAGATGGGCTACGACTCCGACAGCGCGCGGGCGCGCGGGGAGGTCGGCAAGGTCGGGGTGGCGATTGATTCCATCGCCGATATGGAGGTGCTCCTCGATCAGCTGCCTCTGGATAAGATCTCGACCTCGATGACGATCAACGCCACCGCCTCCACCCTGCTGGCGCTCTACGTGGCGGTGGCCGATGCCCGGGGGATCGATCGCGGAAAGCTGCGCGGCACGATTCAAAACGATGTGCTCAAGGAGTACATCGCCCGCGGCACCTACATCTATCCGCCGCGCCCGAGCATGCGCATCATCACCGACATCTTTGGCTTCTGTCAGGCCGAGGTCCCGCGCTGGAACACGGTCAGCATTTCGGGCTATCACATCCGGGAGGCCGGCAGCACGGCGGTGCAGGAGGTCGGGTTTACGCTGGCCAATGGCATCGCCTACGTCGAGGCGGCGCTGGCCGCCGGTCTGGATGTGGATGAGTTCGCCGGACGCCTCTCGTTCTTCTTTAATGTGCATAACAACTTCATCGAAGAAGTTGCCAAGTTCCGCGCCGCGCGCCGGCTGTGGGCGCGCATCATGAAGGAGCGTTTCGGGGCGAAGGATGAGCGCTCCATGCGCCTGCGTTTCCACAGTCAGACGGCCGGCTCCACGCTCACCGCGCAGCAACCCCAGGTCAACATCGTGCGCGTGGCCATGCAGGCGCTGGCCTCGGTGATGGGAGGGACCCAGTCGCTGCATACCAACTCCTGGGACGAGGCCCTGGGGCTGCCCACCGAGGCCTCGGCGCTGATGGCGCTGCGCACCCAGCAGGTCATCGCCCACGAGACCGGTGTGGCCGATATGGTCGATCCCCTGGCGGGAAGTTACGCCGTGGAGGCACTGACCGACGCCATCGAAGAGGGAGCCCGGGATTATATTGAGCGCTACGACGAGCTCGGCGGGGCGGTGCAAGCCATTGAGGCCGGCTTCCCTCAGTCCGAGATTCAGGAGGCCGCCTACCAGGCTCAGCTGGCCCAGGAGCGCGGGGAGCAGGTGATTGTCGGGGTCAACCGCTACAAGGCCGAGCAGGAAGCGCCGGTGGCGATCCACGCCATCGATCCGGAGGTGGAGCGCTCCCAGGTGGCTCGACTGCGCGAACTCAAGGCCTCGCGAGCGGCCTCGGAGGTCGAGCGCGCTCGTCAGGCGCTGGCGCAGGCAGCCCGCGGCGGCGAAAACCTGATGCCTCATATCGTCGAGGCCGTCGTCCATAAGGTGACCCTGGGCGAGGTCGCCGATACCCTGCGGGAAGTCTTCGGGGAATATGTCGAGAATGTCGTCTTTTAA
- the accC gene encoding acetyl-CoA carboxylase biotin carboxylase subunit — MFEKVLIANRGEIAVRVMRSLREMGIATVAVYSEADRQALHVRMADEAYCVGPAPSAESYLRADVILEVAKKSGAEAIHPGYGFLSENADFARACEAAGITFIGPRPYAIEAMGEKTRARQLMEKAGVPLVPGTKDAVEDVAEAQAIAESMGFPVLIKASAGGGGKGMRRVDEPTEFAQAFEGAKREALSAFGNGAVYVEKYVLQPRHVEIQVLADGQGNVVHLFERDCSVQRRHQKIIEETPCPVLKEETRQRMGQVACEAARAVDYVGAGTVEFLLDAQGDFYFLEMNTRLQVEHPITEMITGMDLVRWQVRIAAGERLDLSQDDITRRGAAVECRIYAEDPENNFMPSPGPLHVLKTPSGPGVREDGGVYEGGEVTVHYDPMIAKLITWGEDRQHAIERMRRALKEYVVGGIATNIAFHREVLDHPDFVSGDYSTDFVPRWLKERQKPVPKFELDAELVAVLSAHRREESLQQSAAVGPGGAKGAAGGSSRWKALGRMRALGR, encoded by the coding sequence ATGTTTGAGAAGGTGTTGATCGCCAACCGCGGCGAGATCGCAGTGCGCGTGATGCGCAGCCTGCGCGAGATGGGAATTGCCACGGTGGCGGTGTACTCCGAGGCCGATCGTCAGGCCTTGCATGTGCGCATGGCCGACGAGGCCTATTGTGTGGGACCGGCGCCCAGCGCCGAGAGTTACCTGCGAGCCGACGTCATCCTGGAGGTCGCCAAGAAGAGCGGCGCCGAGGCCATCCACCCCGGCTACGGATTCTTGAGCGAGAACGCCGACTTTGCCCGGGCCTGTGAGGCCGCGGGCATCACGTTCATCGGTCCGCGCCCCTACGCCATCGAGGCCATGGGGGAGAAGACCCGCGCGCGCCAGCTGATGGAGAAGGCCGGGGTGCCGCTGGTGCCCGGCACCAAAGACGCGGTGGAAGACGTGGCCGAGGCCCAGGCCATCGCCGAGTCGATGGGCTTCCCGGTGCTGATCAAGGCCTCGGCCGGCGGCGGGGGCAAGGGCATGCGCCGGGTCGACGAGCCGACCGAGTTCGCCCAGGCCTTTGAGGGGGCGAAGCGCGAAGCGCTGAGCGCCTTTGGCAACGGGGCGGTCTACGTCGAGAAGTACGTGCTGCAGCCGCGTCACGTGGAGATTCAGGTGCTGGCCGACGGTCAGGGCAACGTGGTGCACCTCTTTGAGCGCGACTGCTCGGTGCAGCGTCGCCATCAGAAGATTATCGAGGAGACTCCCTGTCCGGTGCTCAAAGAGGAGACGCGCCAGCGCATGGGCCAGGTGGCCTGTGAGGCGGCCCGGGCGGTGGATTATGTGGGGGCGGGCACCGTGGAGTTTCTGCTCGACGCCCAGGGCGACTTCTACTTTTTGGAGATGAACACCCGGCTGCAGGTCGAGCACCCGATCACCGAGATGATCACCGGCATGGACCTGGTGCGCTGGCAGGTGCGCATCGCCGCTGGCGAGCGTCTGGACTTGAGCCAGGACGACATCACTCGCCGGGGCGCGGCGGTGGAGTGCCGCATCTACGCCGAGGACCCCGAGAACAACTTCATGCCTTCGCCCGGGCCTCTGCACGTGCTCAAGACACCCTCGGGCCCCGGGGTGCGCGAAGACGGCGGGGTTTATGAAGGCGGCGAGGTCACGGTGCATTACGATCCGATGATCGCCAAGTTGATCACCTGGGGCGAAGATCGCCAGCACGCCATCGAGCGGATGCGTCGGGCGCTTAAGGAGTACGTGGTCGGGGGCATCGCCACCAACATCGCGTTTCATCGCGAGGTGCTCGACCACCCCGACTTTGTCAGCGGCGACTACAGCACCGACTTCGTGCCGCGGTGGCTCAAAGAGCGTCAGAAGCCCGTGCCGAAGTTTGAGCTCGACGCGGAGCTGGTGGCGGTGCTCAGCGCGCATCGTCGCGAGGAGTCGCTCCAGCAGAGCGCGGCGGTGGGCCCCGGCGGGGCGAAGGGCGCGGCAGGTGGGAGCAGTCGCTGGAAGGCGCTGGGCCGGATGCGGGCGCTGGGACGCTGA
- a CDS encoding type II secretion system F family protein, which yields MASPYSAPYEREPVVRESSTYLTDAEAASLCTIFFEGLESGMSYARIIDMMDRQGFESKMVRRLRHSLMERGDMLGEAFARYGLLDSTARKLVLVAEEQGKLPRTFRHLANHYGKRHRRRKKLLISFAEPVLLIVLGVFIALTLFTADLTEIAMRHDTWTALGEVLMGGVLQGAIFLLLVGFGAMVFLNLPVDLSVRGLGYRLWLAVPLLNRASLYNTYSIFCRYTEQSISSGLTVHKALELAAEASNNSDIERKIHIAQRVIEEGGSLAKGLYQMKVLPDDILENVDVGEETGRLQERLSSLAERYEERADETFENLMNGFVYVSRMAIAASVIIALLLTLVSQFQNDFLL from the coding sequence ATGGCCTCACCTTACTCCGCCCCCTATGAACGCGAACCGGTGGTTCGCGAGTCTTCCACCTATCTCACAGACGCCGAGGCCGCCTCGTTATGCACGATCTTCTTCGAGGGGCTGGAGAGCGGGATGAGCTACGCCCGCATCATCGATATGATGGACCGCCAGGGGTTTGAGTCGAAGATGGTCCGCAGGCTGCGCCACTCCTTGATGGAACGCGGCGATATGCTCGGTGAGGCGTTCGCCCGCTACGGCCTGCTCGACTCGACCGCCCGAAAGCTCGTGCTGGTGGCCGAGGAACAGGGAAAACTCCCGCGAACCTTCCGCCATCTGGCCAACCATTACGGTAAACGCCACCGGCGCAGAAAAAAGCTCCTGATTTCCTTTGCCGAACCGGTCCTGCTGATCGTGCTCGGCGTCTTCATCGCCCTGACCCTCTTTACGGCCGACCTCACCGAAATCGCCATGCGCCACGACACCTGGACGGCGCTGGGCGAAGTGCTGATGGGCGGTGTGCTCCAGGGGGCCATCTTTTTGTTGTTGGTGGGCTTTGGCGCCATGGTCTTTTTGAACCTCCCGGTCGACCTGAGCGTGCGCGGGCTGGGCTACCGCCTCTGGCTGGCGGTTCCCCTCCTCAACCGCGCCAGCCTCTACAACACCTACTCGATCTTTTGTCGCTACACCGAGCAGTCCATCTCCAGCGGACTCACCGTACACAAAGCCCTGGAGCTGGCCGCCGAGGCCTCCAACAACTCCGACATTGAGCGCAAGATCCACATCGCCCAGCGCGTCATTGAGGAGGGGGGCAGCCTGGCCAAGGGGCTCTACCAGATGAAGGTTCTGCCCGACGACATCCTGGAGAACGTCGATGTCGGCGAGGAGACCGGTCGGCTTCAGGAGCGCCTCTCGTCGCTGGCTGAGCGCTATGAGGAGCGGGCCGACGAGACCTTTGAGAACCTGATGAACGGCTTTGTGTACGTCTCGCGAATGGCCATCGCCGCCAGCGTCATCATCGCGCTGCTGCTCACCCTGGTCAGCCAGTTCCAGAACGACTTCCTGCTCTGA
- a CDS encoding acetyl-CoA carboxylase biotin carboxyl carrier protein subunit codes for MSDKVKYFVGQDDEERAWQVETVEAGLYRVTRPDGETIEVSAFAADAAGLSLLSQGRIIEADVLRRETTYEVQIDGETHAIEVLNERQKRMKAAGVGARGADSPELKSPMAGKVVALPVAVGQEVALGDTVIIVEAMKMENDLKAHRPGVVAEVAVVPGQAVEIGDVLVRIEDVQ; via the coding sequence ATGAGCGATAAGGTGAAGTATTTTGTGGGCCAGGACGACGAGGAGCGCGCCTGGCAGGTGGAGACGGTGGAGGCCGGGCTCTACCGGGTCACGCGCCCCGATGGCGAGACGATCGAGGTGAGCGCGTTTGCCGCCGATGCCGCCGGATTGAGCCTGTTGAGCCAGGGGCGCATCATCGAGGCCGATGTGCTCCGCCGCGAGACCACCTACGAGGTGCAGATCGATGGCGAGACCCACGCCATCGAGGTGCTCAACGAGCGCCAGAAGCGCATGAAGGCGGCCGGCGTCGGTGCGCGTGGCGCAGATAGCCCGGAGCTCAAGAGCCCCATGGCCGGCAAGGTGGTCGCGTTGCCGGTGGCGGTCGGTCAGGAGGTGGCGCTGGGCGATACGGTGATCATCGTCGAGGCGATGAAGATGGAAAACGACCTCAAAGCGCACCGCCCCGGGGTGGTGGCCGAGGTGGCCGTGGTGCCGGGCCAGGCCGTGGAAATCGGCGATGTGCTGGTGCGAATTGAAGATGTGCAGTGA
- a CDS encoding alpha-isopropylmalate synthase regulatory domain-containing protein, with translation MALDQDKMVSLMREILQEDYLTLAIKAYSLEERLDQDECQIRFQLEEPGGKLAQVEGRGVGTIDALFRGLRQHLAHDYPSLSSIAFSQFAIQGLFNSEDGQESSRAWAEATVGIVNSQGREFVFQTRQPSVSRAGIEATVKAAEYFVNSERTYVRLHEILEHYRKEGRTDLVEKYTDLMTQVVQNTSYSEVVERIRAQLKG, from the coding sequence ATGGCATTAGATCAAGATAAGATGGTCAGTTTGATGCGTGAGATCCTACAGGAGGACTACCTCACCCTGGCGATCAAGGCCTACAGCCTGGAGGAGCGCCTGGATCAGGACGAATGCCAGATACGCTTTCAGCTGGAAGAGCCCGGGGGCAAGTTGGCTCAGGTGGAAGGACGAGGGGTGGGAACCATTGATGCGCTCTTCCGGGGGCTTCGTCAGCACCTGGCCCATGATTATCCCTCGCTGAGTTCGATCGCGTTCTCGCAGTTCGCGATCCAGGGGCTTTTTAACAGCGAAGATGGCCAGGAGTCGTCGCGAGCCTGGGCTGAGGCCACTGTGGGCATCGTCAACAGCCAGGGGCGGGAGTTTGTCTTTCAGACCCGCCAGCCCTCGGTCAGTCGCGCCGGGATCGAGGCCACGGTCAAAGCGGCGGAGTACTTTGTGAACAGCGAGCGCACCTATGTGCGTCTGCACGAGATTCTGGAGCACTACCGCAAGGAGGGGCGCACCGACCTGGTGGAGAAGTACACCGACCTGATGACGCAGGTGGTGCAGAACACCTCGTATTCGGAGGTCGTGGAACGGATTCGGGCGCAACTCAAGGGGTGA